The Faecalibacterium prausnitzii genome includes a window with the following:
- a CDS encoding glycogen synthase, which produces MKILYAASEATPFAKSGGLADVAGSLPKALVKDGVDARVIMPLYGDLKMRDRLEYVTNYSVPVGWRSQYCGLFKAEVNGVTYYFLDNEYYFRRRGLYGFYDDGERFAFFSRAVLETLFYIDFTPDIINCNDWQTALVPVYLNLYYRHLDKFNRIKTIFTIHNIAYQGKYGTDILEDTCGIGRRDQHIVEYDGCANFMKGAFETADKITTVSPTYAQEILDPWFSYGLDALLREKQYKLCGILNGIDMEANDPATDPKIPFNYDITNFEEGKAKCKEALQDKFGLHKDGSPVFAMVSRMVGMKGFDLVQSIADGLVDRGIELVILGSGESQYENFFSELCARHPGRVGTYIGFEPALSQEIYAGADVFIMPSKSEPCGLAQMVACRYGTPPIVRETGGLRDSIHDCTLGEGNGFTFAGYSAHELYDACCRAQDRYYNKEDWHNLVKHDMECDFSWDLSAKSYEGLYNETANLW; this is translated from the coding sequence ATGAAAATCCTCTATGCTGCTTCGGAAGCAACTCCCTTTGCGAAATCCGGCGGTCTGGCCGATGTTGCAGGCTCTCTGCCCAAGGCTCTGGTCAAGGACGGCGTGGACGCCCGCGTTATCATGCCGCTGTACGGTGACCTGAAGATGCGTGACCGGCTGGAATACGTCACCAACTACTCGGTGCCGGTGGGCTGGCGCAGCCAGTACTGCGGCCTGTTCAAGGCCGAAGTGAACGGCGTGACCTACTACTTCCTGGACAACGAGTATTACTTCCGCCGCCGCGGTCTGTACGGCTTCTACGATGACGGCGAGCGCTTCGCCTTCTTCTCCCGCGCCGTGCTGGAGACCCTGTTCTACATCGACTTCACCCCGGACATCATCAACTGCAACGACTGGCAGACCGCGCTGGTGCCCGTTTACCTGAATCTGTACTACCGTCATCTGGACAAGTTCAACCGGATCAAGACCATCTTCACCATCCACAACATCGCCTATCAGGGCAAGTATGGCACCGACATTCTGGAGGACACCTGCGGCATCGGCCGCCGCGACCAGCACATCGTCGAGTACGATGGCTGCGCCAACTTCATGAAGGGTGCCTTCGAGACGGCTGACAAGATCACCACCGTCAGCCCCACCTATGCGCAGGAGATCCTGGACCCCTGGTTCAGCTACGGTCTGGATGCCCTGCTGCGCGAAAAGCAGTATAAGCTGTGCGGCATCCTGAACGGCATCGACATGGAGGCGAATGATCCCGCCACCGACCCGAAGATCCCCTTCAACTACGACATCACCAACTTTGAAGAGGGCAAGGCAAAGTGCAAGGAAGCATTGCAGGACAAGTTCGGCCTGCACAAGGACGGCAGCCCTGTCTTCGCCATGGTCAGCCGCATGGTCGGCATGAAGGGCTTCGACCTGGTGCAGAGCATCGCCGACGGTCTGGTGGACCGCGGCATCGAGCTGGTCATCCTGGGCAGCGGCGAGAGCCAGTATGAGAACTTCTTCTCCGAGCTGTGCGCCCGCCACCCCGGCCGCGTCGGCACCTACATCGGCTTCGAGCCGGCACTGTCGCAGGAGATCTACGCCGGTGCAGACGTCTTCATCATGCCGTCCAAGAGCGAGCCCTGCGGTCTGGCCCAGATGGTCGCCTGCCGTTACGGCACACCTCCCATCGTCCGCGAGACCGGCGGCCTGCGCGACTCCATCCACGACTGCACCCTCGGCGAGGGCAACGGCTTCACCTTTGCGGGCTACAGCGCCCACGAGCTGTATGACGCCTGCTGCCGTGCACAGGACCGCTACTACAACAAGGAAGACTGGCACAACCTCGTCAAGCACGACATGGAATGCGACTTCAGCTGGGACCTCTCGGCCAAGAGCTACGAGGGTCTGTACAACGAGACCGCAAACCTCTGGTAA
- a CDS encoding ATP synthase subunit I, with product MKLQPESKKELLRIACGTAICTAAMWVLFAALHLVGWVRFDYTVVLGGLVGAAVAIANFAGICFVVQKIIDEQDEKRRKAKLQLSHNSRMLLQAVWVIVAIAAPCFQPFASVLPLFFPRITIYYLQITGKYKPLAQAAPAQDVSVEDEPVQAAAQAEAPGEKGGET from the coding sequence ATGAAATTGCAGCCGGAGTCCAAAAAGGAACTGCTGCGCATCGCCTGCGGCACCGCCATCTGTACGGCGGCCATGTGGGTGCTCTTTGCAGCGCTGCACCTTGTGGGCTGGGTCCGGTTCGACTACACGGTCGTGCTGGGCGGTCTGGTGGGTGCAGCCGTCGCCATCGCAAACTTTGCGGGCATCTGCTTCGTGGTGCAGAAGATCATCGACGAGCAGGATGAGAAGCGCCGCAAAGCCAAACTACAGCTTTCCCACAACAGCCGGATGCTGCTGCAGGCCGTCTGGGTCATCGTGGCCATCGCCGCGCCCTGCTTCCAGCCGTTTGCCAGTGTCCTGCCGCTGTTTTTCCCGCGGATCACCATTTATTACCTGCAAATAACGGGCAAGTACAAGCCCCTTGCGCAGGCAGCCCCCGCACAGGACGTCTCGGTGGAAGACGAACCGGTGCAGGCCGCCGCGCAGGCCGAAGCTCCCGGCGAAAAAGGGGGTGAAACCTAA
- the atpE gene encoding ATP synthase F0 subunit C, which translates to MTDFQLLARGIALAGCGIGAGLALIAGIGPGIGEGNAAAAACEAVGRQPECKSDVTSTLILGVALSETTGIYGFVTGLLLIFLAPGMFMNYLG; encoded by the coding sequence ATGACTGACTTTCAACTTCTGGCTCGTGGTATCGCTCTGGCAGGCTGCGGCATCGGCGCAGGCCTGGCACTGATCGCAGGTATCGGCCCTGGTATCGGCGAAGGCAACGCCGCCGCTGCGGCTTGTGAGGCCGTTGGCCGCCAGCCCGAATGCAAGAGCGACGTCACCAGCACCCTGATCCTGGGCGTTGCACTGTCTGAGACGACCGGTATCTACGGCTTCGTCACCGGCCTGCTGCTGATCTTCCTCGCACCCGGCATGTTCATGAACTATCTGGGCTGA
- a CDS encoding F0F1 ATP synthase subunit A, with protein MELNGAKILYTIHTDIPILGDFKITQTLVSTWIVMALLTALAFWLGHDLKLENVSKRQAAAEFIVERLDQFVHENMGTHFDRYIPLVGAIFALSIGCNLISVVGLWSPTADLNTEAAWAIVVFVLIMYYKITTNGILSYLKGLLDPIFIMAPINVLSELSTPVSMAFRHFGNILSGTVISTLLYWALASLSHVVFGWLPGFLSQLQLFQIGIPAFTGLYFDWFGGCIQAFIFCTLTTIFIKRAAGED; from the coding sequence ATGGAACTGAACGGCGCAAAGATCCTGTATACCATCCATACGGATATCCCCATTCTGGGCGATTTCAAGATCACCCAGACCCTTGTGAGTACCTGGATCGTGATGGCGCTGCTGACGGCGCTGGCCTTCTGGCTGGGGCATGACCTGAAACTGGAAAATGTCTCCAAGCGGCAGGCCGCCGCCGAGTTCATCGTGGAACGGCTCGATCAGTTCGTGCACGAAAACATGGGCACACACTTTGACCGGTATATCCCGCTGGTCGGCGCGATCTTCGCGCTGAGCATCGGGTGCAACCTGATCAGCGTGGTGGGCCTGTGGAGCCCCACGGCCGACCTCAACACCGAGGCTGCGTGGGCCATCGTCGTCTTCGTCCTCATCATGTACTACAAGATCACGACGAACGGCATCCTCTCGTATCTGAAGGGCCTGCTCGACCCCATCTTCATCATGGCACCCATCAACGTCCTGTCGGAGCTTTCGACCCCCGTCAGCATGGCGTTCCGTCACTTTGGCAACATCCTGTCCGGCACAGTCATCTCCACCCTGCTGTACTGGGCGCTGGCAAGCCTGAGCCATGTCGTATTCGGCTGGCTGCCCGGCTTCCTGAGCCAGCTCCAGCTGTTCCAGATCGGTATCCCGGCCTTTACGGGCCTGTATTTCGACTGGTTCGGCGGCTGCATCCAGGCATTCATCTTCTGTACCCTGACCACCATTTTCATCAAACGTGCTGCCGGTGAAGACTGA
- a CDS encoding AtpZ/AtpI family protein — MKGLYKALEDIVWLTQLGLSMLLPLLLCLGGCWWAVNRWGWPEWVYLPGVFLGLAAGAQNFWVFARERMERTKKEKTSRVGFNSHQ, encoded by the coding sequence TTGAAGGGCTTATACAAAGCACTGGAGGATATCGTGTGGCTGACGCAGCTGGGCTTGTCCATGCTGCTGCCGCTGCTGCTCTGTCTGGGCGGCTGCTGGTGGGCAGTGAACCGCTGGGGCTGGCCGGAGTGGGTGTATCTTCCGGGCGTTTTTCTGGGGCTGGCCGCAGGGGCACAAAATTTCTGGGTCTTTGCCAGGGAGCGGATGGAACGCACCAAAAAGGAGAAGACTTCTCGTGTCGGCTTCAATTCGCATCAATGA
- the glgB gene encoding 1,4-alpha-glucan branching protein GlgB gives MKPTEEKIHTDPSDLPIYLFKQGNNCEAYRYFGAHIETRAGESGVVFRVWAPHAAAISVVGDFNSWKPGSHPMHKVDQDSVWELFIPGMKEYDVYKYCVTTRAGDLVYKADPYAFHAETRPSNGSKVYDLNGFAWHDAAWQEAQKKADVINGPMNIYEMHAGSWKTKGENIPYNYSELADQLIPYITEMGYTHVELLPVMEYPFDGSWGYQVTGYFAPTSRYGTPKDLMAFVDKLHAAGIGVIMDWVPAHFPKDQFGLYRFDGEPCYEDPNPKRGEHKEWGTMVFDFGRSEVQSFLISSALYWLEQYHIDGLRVDAVASMLYLDYNRKQGEWEPNKDGGKENLEAVAFLRKLNDTVLGRHPHKYMIAEESTAWPMVTKPASDGGLGFNFKWNMGWMNDMLSYMKTDPLFRAGNHNKVTFSFFYAFSENFVLPISHDEVVHGKGSLINKMPGEYEAKFANLRTFFGYMMAHPGKKLLFMGQEFGQFAEWNENKQLDWMLLGYDKHTELQNYVKTLNAFYKEHPAFWQIDYSWEGFQWIVPDDSQQSVVAFLRKDAAGKQILIVCNFNPVLREGYTLGAPVAGTYREVLNSDDEAFGGSGAVHNKAVRTHKKPLHGFEQSITITLPPMSTLYFEVPTKRTRKAADPAKADEKAAPKKNAAKTEKAPKKTTRATKAKTEKAAEEKPAKAEKPAKAAKPRKTSAKAEPAEKAAPAEKPKRTRKTKAEAAPAADAAPAKPTRKPRAKKAAEPKE, from the coding sequence ATGAAACCGACGGAAGAAAAAATCCATACGGATCCATCGGATCTGCCGATCTATCTGTTCAAGCAGGGCAATAACTGCGAAGCATACCGCTACTTCGGTGCACACATCGAGACCCGCGCCGGAGAGTCCGGTGTCGTGTTCCGCGTCTGGGCACCTCATGCCGCCGCCATCAGTGTGGTGGGCGATTTCAACAGCTGGAAGCCGGGCAGCCACCCGATGCACAAGGTGGATCAGGACTCGGTCTGGGAGCTGTTCATCCCCGGCATGAAGGAATATGACGTTTACAAATACTGCGTGACCACCCGCGCGGGCGACCTTGTCTACAAGGCTGACCCGTATGCCTTCCACGCCGAGACCCGGCCGTCCAACGGCAGCAAGGTCTACGACCTGAACGGCTTTGCGTGGCACGATGCCGCATGGCAGGAGGCCCAGAAGAAGGCCGATGTCATCAACGGCCCGATGAACATCTACGAGATGCACGCTGGCAGCTGGAAGACCAAGGGCGAGAACATCCCCTACAACTATTCCGAGCTGGCCGACCAGCTTATCCCGTACATCACCGAGATGGGCTACACCCATGTCGAGCTGCTGCCGGTCATGGAATATCCCTTTGACGGCAGCTGGGGCTATCAGGTCACGGGCTATTTTGCCCCCACCAGCCGCTATGGCACCCCCAAGGATCTCATGGCCTTTGTGGATAAGCTCCATGCCGCCGGCATCGGCGTCATCATGGACTGGGTGCCCGCGCACTTCCCGAAGGACCAGTTCGGCCTGTACCGGTTTGACGGCGAGCCCTGCTACGAGGACCCGAACCCCAAGCGCGGCGAGCACAAGGAGTGGGGCACCATGGTGTTCGACTTCGGCCGCAGCGAGGTGCAGAGCTTCCTCATCTCCAGCGCACTGTACTGGCTGGAGCAGTACCACATCGACGGCCTGCGCGTGGACGCCGTGGCCTCCATGCTGTATCTGGACTACAACCGCAAGCAGGGTGAATGGGAGCCCAACAAGGACGGCGGCAAGGAGAATCTGGAAGCCGTTGCGTTCCTGCGCAAGCTGAACGATACCGTCCTGGGCCGCCACCCCCACAAGTACATGATCGCGGAGGAATCCACGGCCTGGCCGATGGTCACCAAGCCTGCATCGGACGGCGGCCTGGGCTTCAACTTCAAGTGGAACATGGGCTGGATGAACGACATGCTCAGCTACATGAAGACCGACCCGCTCTTCCGCGCCGGCAACCACAACAAAGTCACCTTCAGCTTCTTCTATGCCTTCAGCGAGAACTTCGTGCTGCCCATCAGCCACGACGAAGTCGTCCACGGCAAGGGGAGCCTCATCAATAAAATGCCCGGTGAGTACGAGGCCAAGTTCGCCAACCTGCGCACCTTCTTCGGCTACATGATGGCCCACCCCGGCAAGAAGCTGCTGTTCATGGGCCAGGAGTTCGGCCAGTTCGCCGAGTGGAACGAGAACAAGCAGCTGGACTGGATGCTGCTGGGCTACGACAAGCACACCGAGCTGCAGAACTACGTCAAGACCCTGAACGCCTTCTACAAAGAGCATCCGGCGTTCTGGCAGATCGATTACAGCTGGGAAGGCTTCCAGTGGATCGTGCCGGACGACTCGCAGCAGAGCGTGGTCGCCTTCCTGCGCAAGGATGCAGCGGGCAAGCAGATCCTGATCGTCTGCAACTTCAACCCCGTCCTGCGGGAGGGCTACACCCTGGGCGCACCGGTGGCGGGTACCTACAGGGAAGTGCTGAACAGCGACGACGAAGCCTTCGGCGGTTCGGGCGCGGTCCACAACAAGGCCGTCCGCACCCACAAGAAGCCGCTGCATGGCTTTGAACAGAGCATCACCATCACCCTGCCGCCTATGAGCACCCTCTACTTCGAGGTGCCCACCAAGCGCACCCGCAAGGCAGCAGACCCGGCCAAGGCCGACGAAAAGGCAGCACCCAAGAAGAACGCTGCCAAGACCGAAAAGGCCCCCAAAAAGACCACCCGCGCCACCAAGGCGAAGACGGAGAAGGCCGCGGAGGAAAAGCCCGCCAAGGCAGAGAAACCGGCCAAGGCCGCAAAACCCAGAAAGACCTCTGCAAAGGCTGAACCGGCCGAGAAGGCTGCGCCGGCGGAAAAGCCCAAGCGCACCCGCAAGACCAAAGCAGAAGCTGCCCCTGCGGCAGACGCTGCACCGGCAAAGCCCACCCGCAAGCCCCGCGCCAAAAAGGCAGCAGAGCCCAAAGAGTGA
- the glgD gene encoding glucose-1-phosphate adenylyltransferase subunit GlgD encodes MLSQNNNALGIIFPNSYDTTVPELVTERAMASIPFAGRYRMVDFVLSSMANCGISNVSIVVRKNYHSLMDHLGTGREWDMARRHGGLNIVPPFAEKGVRIYSGRVEALGSILNFLENQKERYVVMSDANIAINYDFNALLAAHQASGADVTIAYQKTEIPEGRKNDNYTLTVDADGRVTELLFNDYRSGIQNLDLNIYVLERETLIKLVKDATARGLIYFERDILAHNVNILNIRAVEYTGYVAHICDMKSYFDENLKLIDEKNLNALFPKESPIYTKIRDDNPVRYVNGSCVENSLLADGCVIEGTVENCVLFRGVKVKKGAVVKNCVLMQDTIVEADAQLECVVTDKNVRVTAGKKLSGTESFPVYVQKNHMV; translated from the coding sequence ATGCTGAGCCAGAACAACAATGCGTTGGGTATCATTTTCCCCAACAGCTATGACACCACCGTGCCTGAACTCGTGACCGAGCGCGCGATGGCATCCATCCCGTTTGCAGGCCGTTACCGCATGGTGGACTTCGTGCTGTCCAGCATGGCGAACTGCGGCATTTCCAACGTGTCCATCGTCGTGCGCAAGAACTACCACTCTCTGATGGACCATCTGGGCACCGGCCGCGAGTGGGATATGGCCCGCCGCCACGGCGGCCTGAACATCGTGCCTCCCTTTGCAGAAAAGGGTGTGCGCATCTATTCCGGCCGTGTTGAGGCTCTGGGTTCCATCCTGAACTTCCTGGAGAACCAGAAGGAGCGCTATGTCGTCATGAGCGATGCCAACATCGCCATCAACTACGACTTCAACGCTCTGCTGGCCGCTCATCAGGCCAGCGGTGCCGATGTGACCATCGCATACCAGAAGACCGAGATCCCCGAAGGCCGCAAGAACGACAACTACACCCTGACCGTTGATGCCGACGGCCGCGTGACCGAGCTGCTGTTCAACGATTACCGCTCCGGCATCCAGAATCTGGACCTGAACATCTACGTTCTGGAGCGCGAGACCCTGATCAAGCTGGTCAAGGACGCCACCGCCCGCGGCCTGATCTACTTTGAGCGCGACATCCTGGCACACAACGTCAACATCCTGAACATCCGCGCTGTGGAGTACACCGGCTATGTGGCCCACATTTGCGATATGAAGAGCTACTTCGACGAGAACCTGAAGCTCATCGACGAGAAGAACCTGAACGCTCTGTTCCCCAAGGAGAGCCCCATCTACACCAAGATCCGCGATGACAACCCCGTCCGCTACGTCAACGGTTCCTGCGTGGAGAACTCTCTGCTGGCCGACGGCTGTGTCATCGAGGGCACGGTCGAGAACTGTGTGCTCTTCCGCGGCGTCAAGGTCAAGAAGGGTGCGGTCGTCAAGAACTGCGTCCTGATGCAGGACACCATTGTGGAAGCCGATGCGCAGCTGGAGTGCGTTGTCACCGACAAGAACGTCCGCGTGACCGCTGGCAAGAAGCTGTCCGGCACCGAGAGCTTCCCTGTTTACGTGCAGAAGAACCACATGGTCTGA
- the atpA gene encoding F0F1 ATP synthase subunit alpha, giving the protein MQLKPEEISKIIRAQIKHYENVIEQSEVGTVIMVGDGIARASGLEKCMAGELLQFDNGEYGMAQNLEENTVSIVLLGSDVGIKEGSTVKRTGKVVSVPVGDALIGRVVNALGQPIDGAGPIETTEFRAIESKAPGIIDRQPVKEPLQTGIKAIDSMIPIGRGQRELIIGDRQTGKTTIAADTIINQKGKDVLCIYVAIGQKRSTVANLVQSLTEAGAMGYTIVVSATASELSPLQYIAPYSGCAMGEYFMHKGKHVLIIYDDLSKHAVAYRALSLLIRRPPGREAYPGDVFYLHSRLLERAAKLSNELGGGSLTALPIIETQAGDVSAYIPTNVISITDGQIFLETELFHSGVMPAVNPGISVSRVGGNAQIKAMKKVAGTLKLIYSQYRELQSFAQFGSDLDADTKARLAQGERIVEVLKQNRSAPVAVEKQVAILYATIHDYLVKVKVPDVAEYEKGLYEYLDNSADGAKVMETIRTTGNLDKDTEEALKGVLSTYTESFVKAH; this is encoded by the coding sequence ATGCAACTGAAACCTGAAGAAATCTCCAAGATCATCCGGGCGCAGATCAAGCACTATGAGAACGTGATCGAGCAGAGCGAAGTCGGCACGGTCATCATGGTGGGCGACGGCATCGCCCGCGCCAGCGGTCTGGAAAAGTGCATGGCAGGCGAGCTGCTTCAGTTTGACAACGGCGAATACGGCATGGCCCAGAACCTGGAGGAGAACACCGTCTCCATCGTTCTGCTGGGCTCCGACGTCGGCATCAAGGAAGGCAGCACCGTCAAGCGCACCGGCAAGGTCGTTTCCGTGCCGGTGGGCGACGCACTGATCGGCCGTGTCGTCAACGCACTGGGCCAGCCCATCGACGGTGCAGGCCCCATCGAGACCACCGAGTTCCGCGCCATCGAGAGCAAGGCCCCCGGCATCATCGACCGCCAGCCCGTCAAGGAGCCGCTCCAGACTGGCATCAAGGCCATCGACTCGATGATCCCCATCGGCCGCGGCCAGCGTGAGCTGATCATCGGCGACCGCCAGACCGGCAAGACCACCATCGCAGCCGATACCATCATCAACCAGAAGGGCAAGGACGTCCTGTGCATCTATGTCGCCATCGGCCAGAAGCGCTCGACCGTTGCCAACCTCGTGCAGAGCCTGACCGAAGCCGGTGCCATGGGCTACACCATCGTGGTGTCCGCCACGGCGTCCGAGCTGTCGCCGCTGCAGTATATCGCCCCCTATTCCGGCTGTGCCATGGGCGAATACTTCATGCACAAGGGCAAGCATGTCCTCATCATTTACGACGACCTGTCCAAGCACGCCGTCGCTTACCGCGCCCTGTCGCTGCTGATCCGCCGTCCGCCGGGACGTGAAGCTTACCCCGGCGATGTTTTCTATCTGCATTCCCGTCTGCTGGAACGCGCGGCCAAGCTCTCCAATGAGCTGGGCGGCGGCAGCCTGACGGCTTTGCCCATCATCGAGACGCAGGCGGGTGACGTTTCCGCCTACATTCCGACGAACGTCATCTCCATCACCGACGGCCAGATCTTCCTGGAGACCGAGCTGTTCCACTCCGGCGTCATGCCGGCCGTCAACCCCGGCATCTCGGTGTCGCGCGTCGGCGGCAACGCACAGATCAAGGCCATGAAGAAGGTCGCGGGCACCCTGAAGCTGATCTACTCCCAGTACCGCGAGCTGCAGTCCTTTGCACAGTTCGGCTCCGATCTGGACGCCGACACCAAGGCCCGCCTGGCACAGGGCGAGCGCATCGTGGAGGTGCTGAAGCAGAACCGTTCGGCTCCCGTGGCAGTGGAAAAGCAGGTGGCCATTCTGTATGCCACCATCCACGACTACCTCGTCAAGGTCAAGGTGCCGGACGTGGCGGAATACGAAAAGGGCCTGTACGAATATCTCGACAACAGTGCCGACGGTGCCAAGGTCATGGAGACCATCCGCACCACCGGCAATCTGGACAAGGATACCGAGGAAGCACTCAAGGGCGTTCTGTCCACCTACACCGAGAGCTTCGTCAAGGCGCACTGA
- the atpF gene encoding F0F1 ATP synthase subunit B — MQLYQALITLDGWTFLAQICNLMIQLVIFKKLLLNPVKKVIAERKAKADSQIADAQKLRTEAEAMKAEYEQNLQNARNEANQIVASAQKTAAARSEELLGEARAQAAALKQKAEADIAQERKKAVNEAKDEIGGMAMEIASKVVEREIKEADHKDLIDEFIKNVGEAS; from the coding sequence ATGCAACTTTATCAGGCATTGATCACGCTGGATGGCTGGACCTTTCTGGCCCAGATCTGCAACCTGATGATCCAGCTGGTGATCTTCAAAAAGCTGCTGCTGAACCCGGTCAAAAAGGTCATCGCCGAGCGCAAGGCCAAGGCCGACAGCCAGATCGCGGACGCCCAGAAGCTCCGCACCGAGGCCGAGGCCATGAAGGCGGAGTATGAGCAGAATTTGCAGAATGCCCGCAACGAGGCCAACCAGATCGTGGCGTCGGCGCAGAAGACCGCCGCAGCCCGCAGCGAAGAGCTGCTGGGTGAGGCCCGCGCCCAGGCTGCTGCCCTGAAGCAGAAGGCTGAGGCCGACATTGCGCAGGAGCGCAAGAAGGCCGTCAACGAGGCCAAGGACGAGATCGGCGGCATGGCGATGGAGATCGCCTCCAAGGTGGTCGAGCGCGAGATCAAGGAAGCCGACCACAAGGACCTGATCGACGAATTTATCAAAAATGTGGGTGAAGCATCATGA
- the atpH gene encoding ATP synthase F1 subunit delta encodes MTEIARMYGGSLYDLAAEEGLETRILEELDAVADILKQDPEYLHLLSIPSIPKKERCALLDEAFRGKVHLYVLNFVKILCEKGTLRELPGCARAFRVKYNQAHGILEATAVTAVPMSADQTARLHEKLEAVTGKTIDLRTKVDAAVLGGIRLDIEGTELDGTVKNRLASLRRSIAGITV; translated from the coding sequence ATGACCGAGATCGCAAGGATGTACGGCGGAAGTCTGTACGACCTGGCCGCGGAGGAAGGGCTTGAGACCCGCATCCTGGAAGAGCTGGACGCGGTGGCGGACATCCTGAAACAGGACCCGGAGTACCTCCACCTGCTCAGCATCCCCAGCATCCCCAAAAAGGAGCGCTGCGCCCTGCTGGACGAGGCGTTCCGGGGCAAAGTCCACCTCTATGTGCTGAACTTTGTGAAGATCCTCTGCGAAAAGGGCACCCTGCGGGAGCTGCCCGGCTGCGCACGGGCCTTCCGCGTGAAATACAATCAGGCGCATGGCATCCTCGAAGCAACTGCGGTCACGGCCGTGCCCATGTCGGCAGACCAGACCGCCCGCCTGCACGAGAAGCTGGAGGCTGTCACCGGCAAAACGATCGACCTCAGGACCAAAGTGGATGCAGCCGTTCTGGGCGGCATCCGGCTGGACATCGAGGGCACCGAGCTGGACGGCACGGTCAAAAACCGGCTGGCCAGCCTGCGCCGCAGCATTGCAGGCATTACCGTTTAA
- a CDS encoding glucose-1-phosphate adenylyltransferase: MAKEIVAMILAGGRGSRLYALTQKTAKPAVGFGGKYRIVDFPLSNCVNSNIDTVGIATQYQPQKLNEYIGNGQPWDLDRLHGGVHTLPPYEQAKGTDWYKGTANAIYQNISFIDNYDPEYVIILSGDQICKQDYADFLRFHKEKGAEFSVAVMEVDWKEASRFGLMVADENDKITEFQEKPPVPKSNLASMGIYIFNWDVLKKYLEEDEADPNSKNDFGMNIIPALLRDGRRMYAYRFAGYWRDVGTIDSLWEANMEVLDPEHSGIDIFDKTWKIYSRNPVLPAQKIGPRAVVQDSLVTEGCKIYGNVRHSVLSAGVVVEEGATVEDAVLMDGVVVKAGAVVKRCILAEDVVVGAGATIGGDGAIAHVGTGLTVGAGATVKEGAKVFDSVKEGEEVC, from the coding sequence ATGGCAAAAGAAATTGTGGCAATGATCCTTGCCGGCGGACGTGGTTCGCGCTTGTATGCGCTGACACAGAAAACGGCAAAACCGGCGGTCGGTTTCGGCGGCAAATACCGCATCGTGGACTTCCCGCTGTCCAACTGCGTCAACTCCAACATTGATACCGTTGGCATCGCGACCCAGTATCAGCCCCAGAAGTTGAACGAGTACATCGGCAACGGCCAGCCCTGGGACCTTGACCGCCTGCACGGCGGTGTGCACACCCTGCCGCCGTATGAGCAGGCCAAGGGCACCGACTGGTACAAGGGCACCGCAAACGCCATCTACCAGAACATCAGCTTCATCGACAATTATGACCCGGAGTATGTCATCATCCTGTCCGGTGACCAGATCTGCAAGCAGGACTATGCAGACTTCCTCCGCTTCCACAAGGAGAAGGGCGCAGAGTTCTCGGTCGCCGTTATGGAAGTCGATTGGAAAGAAGCTTCCCGCTTCGGCCTGATGGTCGCAGACGAGAACGACAAGATCACCGAGTTCCAGGAGAAGCCCCCGGTCCCGAAGTCCAACCTGGCTTCCATGGGCATCTACATCTTCAACTGGGACGTCCTGAAGAAGTATCTGGAAGAGGACGAGGCAGACCCCAACTCCAAGAACGACTTCGGCATGAACATCATCCCGGCCCTGCTGCGTGACGGCCGCAGGATGTATGCGTACCGCTTTGCAGGCTACTGGCGCGACGTCGGCACCATCGACAGTCTGTGGGAGGCCAACATGGAGGTCCTCGACCCGGAGCACTCCGGCATCGACATCTTCGATAAGACCTGGAAGATCTACAGCCGCAACCCCGTTCTGCCGGCCCAGAAGATCGGCCCCCGCGCCGTCGTGCAGGACTCCCTCGTCACGGAGGGCTGCAAGATCTACGGCAATGTCCGGCACTCGGTCCTGAGCGCAGGCGTCGTCGTGGAAGAGGGCGCTACCGTGGAAGATGCTGTTCTGATGGACGGCGTCGTGGTCAAGGCGGGCGCTGTGGTCAAGCGCTGCATCCTCGCTGAGGATGTCGTCGTGGGTGCCGGTGCAACGATCGGCGGCGACGGCGCCATCGCACATGTGGGCACCGGCCTGACCGTCGGTGCAGGCGCGACCGTCAAAGAGGGCGCCAAAGTATTTGATTCCGTCAAGGAGGGCGAGGAAGTATGCTGA